The genomic DNA CCGGCCTCCAGCACCAGGATGGTGTCGGCATCGCGGATGGTCGAGAGCCGGTGGGCGATGGCCAGGGTGGTGCGGTCCTCGGCCACCTCCTGCAGGGTGGCGAGGATGGCCTGCTCCGAGGCCGAGTCCAGCGACGAGGTGGCCTCGTCCAGCACCAGCAGCGGCGGGTTCTTGAGCAGCACCCGCGCGATGGCGATGCGCTGCTTCTCGCCCCCGGAGACCTTCAGCCCGCGCTCTCCCACCACCGTATCCAGCCCCTGCGGCAACTGCGCGACGAAGTGGTCCAGGTGGGCCCGGTGCACCGCATCCCAGATCTGCGCCTCGCTGGCCTCGGGATTGCCGTAGGCGATGTTGTAGCGAATGGTGTCATTGAACAGCACCGTATCCTGGGGCACCACGCCGATGGCCGCGCGCAGACTCTCCTGGGTCACCTCGCGGATATCCTGCCCATTCACCCGGATACAGCCGGCGTCCACGTCGTAGAAGCGGAACAGCAGCCGGGCAATGGTGGACTTGCCCGCCCCGCTGGGCCCCACCAGCGCCACCTTGTGCCCCCGCGGCACGGTGAAGCTCACCCCGTGCAGGATCGGCCGCTCCGGCTGGTAGCCGAAGTGCACATCCTGAAAGGCCACCTCGCCCCCATTGCCGCGCAGCGGCACCGCATCCTCGCGGTCGGCCACCCGCGGCGGCTGGTAGAGCAGCCCGAACATGCGCTCGATGTTGATCAGCGACTCGCGCATCTCCCGGTAGACGAAGCCCAGGTTGTTGAGCGGGATGAACAACTGCAGCAGGAAGGCGTTGATCATAGTGAGATCGCCTAGGCTCATCCCGCCCTGCATCACCTGCCAGGCGGCCATGCCCATCATGCCGGTCATGGCCAAGGCGATGATGGCGGCCTGGCCGGTGTTGAGCGCGGCCAGCGACAGGCGGTTCTTCACCCGGGCGTCCTCCCAGGCGTCCAGGTCGCGGTCGTAGCGCGCCGCCTCGTAGCGCTCGGCGCCAAAGTACTTCACCGTCTCGTAGTTAAGCAGGCTGTCCACCGAGCGGGTGTTGGAGCGGTTGTCCATCTCGTTGGCCTGGCGCACAAAGCGGATGCGCCATTCGGTCACGTAGAGCGAGAAGATCACGTAGAACACCACCGCCACGGCGATAGTGAGTACGAAGTGCACCTGGAAGGCGACCATCAGGATGCCCGCCACCAGCAACACCTCCAGCGCCGTGGGCACGATGTTGAACAGCGCCGAGCGCAGCACAAAGCTCATCCCCCGGGTGCCACGCTCGATATCGCGGGCCAGCGCCCCGGTGCGCCGCGCCAGGTGAAAACCCAGATCCAGCCGGTGCAGGTGCTGAAAGACCTGCAGCGAGGCCCGGCGCATGGCGCGCTCCGCCACCCGGGCGAAGATGGCGTCGCGCAGCTCCTGGAAGGCGGTGGAGGCAAAACGCAGCAGGCCGTAGGCAACCACCAGAAAGAGGGGCAGCAGAAAGACCACCTCGGCGCCGCGGGCCTCGTCCAGGTAGTCCACCAGGAACTTCAGCCCCACCGGCACCCCCACCGTGGCCAGCTTGGCCAGCACCAGGAATCCCAGCGCGACGATGGCCCGCCCCCGGAACTCCGCCAGGTAGGGCAGCACGCTGGCGATAATGTGCCAGTTGGGGTTCTGACCGCTGTACTCGTTGCCGGACATCCCGCGCATGGCGCCTAGCCCACCAGCCAGACCAGGGCGTGCAACACCACCAGCGCGAACACCCCGGCCAGGATGTCATCCACCATGATGCCGAGCCCGCCGTGCACGTGGCGGTCCAGCCAGCGGATGGGCCAGGGCTTGAGGATGTCGAAGATGCGGAACAGCACAAACCCGGCCACCACCCAGGCCAGCCCCAGCGGCACGGCGATCATGGTGATCAGGTAGCCGGCAATCTCGTCCCAGACGATGGCCGGGTGGTCGTGCACCCCCACATCGCGGGCGGCGATATCGCAGATCCACACCCCCGCCACGCAGACCGCCACCACCGCCAGCAGGTAGGCCCACAGCGGCAGCGGCGCCAGCAGCAGGTAGACCGGTATGGCCGCCACCGTGCCGAAGGTGCCGGGGGCCCTGGGCGCCAGGCCGGAGCCGAAGCCCAGGGCGAGGAAGTGCCAGGGGTTGCGGAGTTGGAAGCGGTGGGTGGGTTCTGTCACTTGGGTTGGGCTCCTGGGTGTTGTGGTAAACAGCGGCGAAACAAGGGCGGGCTAACAACGACCCAATCCACAGCCGGTCCGCCAGTGTAACGCCAGTTTTCTTAGTTTCACCAAAACCGTCAGAAGCGATGGCGCACACGACCAGGCCAATCGGTACTCATGGAACTGCTCCGCAGTCTGCAGCGCACTGACACGCGGCACAACGACCGTGCACCATTTCATTAAGGTGCCCGCAGCCGTGGGTTTGCGCAGAGCGCCGATCCGTTTGGAGCGCAAGAAGCGCAGCCTAGGTCGCGCCCTAAAAAATCACTTTCTAGGGATCTTCACGAACCCTATCCCAGTTGCACTCCACATAACCTAAGGCATCTTCAAGAGAGAGAAAGTAGCCGGCACTTTCGTGCTCCAAAGCCGAAACAAAAAAAACGCCGCAGTACTCTTTAATGAGCACAGGGTAATTGGTTTCTGGGTTGTCTTCCTCTCCAGCAAGAATCATCCCAGCCCACACATCTTCTGCTTCATTTTCGATTTCGTCTACAAAGAAGTCATGTACGCCATCGCCAACCTCCCCAACCAGCTCACCGCAACGAATCATATTAACTGCCAATGGGCCATTGGCAGGACCCAAGGCGCTCAGGAGGCGCTCACACGCATGGCTGCTAGTGCTCAGCCTTTCTAGCACGCCAGTTAACTCTCTCGCGCCGAAGTCTTTTGCAAATTCTGTATCCATATATCGCCTCCCAACTCAAGCCCATAATCACAGACAACGATAACTCCTGGTGACCTTGGACTTGTGAATTGAAGACGTCGATATCCGCGCGGGCATGCTCACTCGAACCTTGGAGCGTATAACGCTTGCCTTCGTGGTGCACCGGAGCGCCAGCGCAGGTGCGTCCGACAGCAGCCGTTTTTTTATGCGCGACGTCAATAATCCCACTCTTCGTGTGCCAGCGAGGTTTCGTTGAGCTCGTCCTTGCGCAGGCGCCAATCGGGCATGCATTGATCCATCAAGGCCCGGAAGCGTTCGTTGTGGTGACGCTCCAACAGGTGCACCATTTCGTGGACGAGTATGTATTCCAGGCAGCGAGGGGACTTCTTGGCGAGTTCCAGGTTCAGCCATATGCGCCTCGC from Alkalispirillum mobile includes the following:
- a CDS encoding phosphatidylglycerophosphatase A family protein: MTEPTHRFQLRNPWHFLALGFGSGLAPRAPGTFGTVAAIPVYLLLAPLPLWAYLLAVVAVCVAGVWICDIAARDVGVHDHPAIVWDEIAGYLITMIAVPLGLAWVVAGFVLFRIFDILKPWPIRWLDRHVHGGLGIMVDDILAGVFALVVLHALVWLVG
- a CDS encoding ABCB family ABC transporter ATP-binding protein/permease, with amino-acid sequence MRGMSGNEYSGQNPNWHIIASVLPYLAEFRGRAIVALGFLVLAKLATVGVPVGLKFLVDYLDEARGAEVVFLLPLFLVVAYGLLRFASTAFQELRDAIFARVAERAMRRASLQVFQHLHRLDLGFHLARRTGALARDIERGTRGMSFVLRSALFNIVPTALEVLLVAGILMVAFQVHFVLTIAVAVVFYVIFSLYVTEWRIRFVRQANEMDNRSNTRSVDSLLNYETVKYFGAERYEAARYDRDLDAWEDARVKNRLSLAALNTGQAAIIALAMTGMMGMAAWQVMQGGMSLGDLTMINAFLLQLFIPLNNLGFVYREMRESLINIERMFGLLYQPPRVADREDAVPLRGNGGEVAFQDVHFGYQPERPILHGVSFTVPRGHKVALVGPSGAGKSTIARLLFRFYDVDAGCIRVNGQDIREVTQESLRAAIGVVPQDTVLFNDTIRYNIAYGNPEASEAQIWDAVHRAHLDHFVAQLPQGLDTVVGERGLKVSGGEKQRIAIARVLLKNPPLLVLDEATSSLDSASEQAILATLQEVAEDRTTLAIAHRLSTIRDADTILVLEAGRVVEQGSHDELLARDGPYARLWRYQDRQQRLATRREAAASR